One genomic region from Streptomyces sp. NBC_01304 encodes:
- a CDS encoding aldehyde dehydrogenase family protein, whose product MATTPSSPTSPTFTLKPGTAWTDAWQRCRAVAPEAFRDDHVLNLWNATWQTGGSTLPATSPVDGTPIAGPPRLDAPTAHQAVRASLDQHRAWRHVPLQERRARVAATLDALTEHRELLALLLVWEIGKPWRLAQADVDRAIDGVRWYVDGIEPMLEGRAPLDGPVSNIASWNYPMSVLVHAMLIQALAGNAVIAKTPTDGGLACLTLACALASREGIPVTLVSGSGGQLSEALVRAPEIGCVSFVGGRDTGAAVATAVADLGKRHILEQEGLNTWGIWNHTDWDALTAVIPKLFDYGKQRCTAYPRFVVQRSAFDQFLAAYLPAVRSLRTGHPLAVADPADPLPALDFGPLINPAKAKELADQVAEAIDRGAVPLYRGTLEDGPFLPGQDTSAYLPPVTLLNPPPSSPLHHAEPFGPVDTIVLVDTEAELLAAMNASNGALVATLSTDDPATYARLAPQIQAFKVGHGKPRSRGDREELFGGFGASWSGAFVGGELLIRAVTQGPADERLPGNFPEYRLMP is encoded by the coding sequence ATGGCAACCACCCCTTCCTCCCCTACCTCTCCCACCTTCACCCTCAAGCCGGGAACCGCCTGGACCGACGCCTGGCAGCGCTGCCGGGCCGTCGCCCCCGAGGCGTTCCGCGACGACCACGTGCTCAACCTCTGGAACGCGACGTGGCAGACCGGCGGCAGCACCCTGCCCGCCACCTCCCCCGTCGACGGCACCCCGATCGCGGGCCCGCCCCGCCTCGACGCACCCACCGCACACCAGGCGGTCCGCGCCTCACTCGACCAGCACCGCGCCTGGCGCCACGTCCCGCTCCAGGAGCGCCGGGCCCGCGTCGCCGCCACCCTCGACGCCCTCACCGAGCACCGCGAGCTCCTCGCCCTCCTCCTCGTCTGGGAGATAGGCAAGCCGTGGCGCCTCGCCCAGGCAGACGTCGACCGGGCCATCGACGGAGTGCGCTGGTACGTCGACGGAATCGAGCCGATGCTCGAAGGCCGGGCGCCCCTCGACGGCCCGGTCTCCAACATCGCCAGCTGGAACTACCCGATGTCCGTCCTGGTCCACGCGATGCTGATCCAGGCCCTGGCCGGCAACGCGGTGATCGCCAAGACCCCCACCGACGGCGGCCTCGCCTGCCTCACCCTGGCCTGCGCCCTCGCCTCCCGCGAGGGCATCCCGGTCACCCTGGTCAGCGGCAGCGGCGGCCAGCTCTCCGAGGCCCTGGTCCGCGCCCCCGAGATCGGCTGCGTCTCCTTCGTGGGCGGCCGCGACACCGGCGCCGCGGTGGCCACCGCCGTCGCGGACCTCGGCAAGCGCCACATCCTCGAACAGGAAGGCCTCAACACCTGGGGCATCTGGAACCACACCGACTGGGACGCCCTGACCGCGGTCATCCCCAAGCTCTTCGACTACGGCAAGCAGCGCTGCACGGCCTACCCGCGCTTCGTGGTCCAGCGCTCGGCCTTCGACCAGTTCCTCGCCGCCTACCTCCCGGCCGTACGCTCCCTGCGCACCGGCCACCCCCTGGCCGTGGCAGACCCGGCCGACCCCCTGCCCGCCCTCGACTTCGGCCCGCTGATCAACCCGGCCAAGGCGAAGGAGCTGGCCGACCAGGTGGCCGAGGCGATCGACAGGGGCGCGGTCCCGCTGTACCGGGGCACGCTGGAGGACGGCCCGTTCTTGCCCGGCCAGGACACCTCCGCCTACCTGCCACCCGTGACCCTGCTCAATCCGCCCCCGTCCTCCCCCCTCCACCATGCGGAGCCCTTCGGCCCGGTCGACACGATCGTCCTGGTCGACACGGAGGCGGAGCTGCTTGCGGCCATGAACGCGTCAAACGGGGCCCTGGTGGCAACGCTCTCCACCGACGACCCGGCGACGTACGCCCGTCTCGCCCCCCAGATCCAGGCCTTCAAGGTCGGCCACGGAAAGCCCCGCTCCCGCGGCGACCGCGAGGAGCTCTTCGGCGGCTTCGGGGCGTCCTGGAGCGGCGCCTTCGTCGGCGGTGAGCTGCTGATCCGCGCGGTCACCCAGGGTCCGGCCGACGAACGGCTGCCGGGGAACTTCCCGGAGTACCGCCTGATGCCGTAG
- the asnB gene encoding asparagine synthase (glutamine-hydrolyzing) yields MCGIAGTYRWPDGKAVTDRLTDTLAHRGPDGAGRYSHAAGDGEVQLGHRRLSIIDLSETGAQPMVSGGLALSYNGELYNAPELRAELTAAGVRFRGTSDTEVLLEAWRRWGTDCLPRLRGMFAFAVFDERTGELVLARDQLGIKPLFLLRRGKGLVFASELKALAAATGGSLQVDDAALVASLLYYWVPDSRCAFREAEKLPPGSWLRCRPDGRVERGQYWNLKDVAAEGQERARSGERPDLAAIVEESTKRHLLSDVPVATFLSGGLDSSYLTALAARHQPGISAYTIGFRAEDAKFEAMPDDLRYARQVAGQFGVDLHEIEIAPNVLDLLPEMTYHLDEPIGDPAAINTFLICNAAREAGIKVMLSGMGADELFAGYRKHLANLIALRYQRVPRPLRRGVHAAVDRLPVASARRGYRSVRFAKRFLSFADLPEETAFRRSYTMYDQDELLALVNPDLAGTVDDVLTEHADIYQDNDLDDFVNRMCLGDARMFLPGLNLAYTDRSSMAASTEVRVPYVDVEVVKAAFAVPGERKIVGRQGKVVLKEAATSILPREIAYRPKGLFSAPLRAWMSRDLAPLVREVINDGVLVNSGILRRDALARMVAEDAAGQRDFSKHLWHVLTLEYWYRGATSGSGQSRAA; encoded by the coding sequence ATGTGTGGCATAGCAGGTACCTACCGATGGCCGGACGGGAAGGCCGTGACCGACCGGCTCACCGACACCCTCGCCCACCGCGGTCCGGACGGGGCGGGCCGGTACAGCCACGCCGCAGGGGACGGCGAAGTGCAGCTCGGGCACCGGCGGTTGAGCATCATCGACCTGTCCGAGACCGGCGCCCAGCCGATGGTCTCCGGTGGCCTCGCCCTCTCGTACAACGGCGAGCTGTACAACGCGCCCGAGCTGCGTGCCGAGTTGACGGCAGCCGGGGTGCGCTTCCGCGGCACCTCCGACACCGAGGTGCTCTTGGAGGCCTGGCGGCGCTGGGGCACGGACTGCCTGCCCCGGCTGCGCGGCATGTTCGCGTTCGCGGTCTTCGACGAGCGGACGGGTGAACTGGTCCTGGCCCGCGACCAGTTGGGCATCAAGCCGCTGTTCCTGCTGCGGCGCGGCAAGGGTCTGGTGTTCGCCTCCGAGCTGAAGGCGCTGGCCGCCGCGACCGGCGGGTCGCTGCAGGTGGACGACGCGGCCCTGGTGGCCTCGCTGCTCTACTACTGGGTGCCGGACTCGCGTTGCGCGTTCCGCGAGGCGGAGAAGCTGCCGCCGGGGAGCTGGCTCAGATGCCGGCCCGACGGCCGGGTGGAGCGCGGTCAGTACTGGAACCTGAAGGACGTCGCGGCCGAGGGCCAGGAACGGGCCCGCAGCGGCGAACGGCCGGACCTGGCCGCCATCGTCGAGGAGTCGACGAAGCGGCACCTGCTCTCCGACGTACCCGTGGCGACCTTCCTCTCCGGCGGTCTCGACTCCAGCTACCTGACCGCGCTCGCGGCCCGCCACCAGCCCGGGATCTCCGCGTACACGATCGGATTCCGCGCCGAGGACGCCAAGTTCGAGGCGATGCCGGACGACCTGCGCTACGCCCGGCAGGTGGCCGGGCAGTTCGGCGTCGACCTGCACGAGATCGAGATCGCGCCCAACGTGCTCGATCTGCTGCCGGAGATGACGTACCACCTGGACGAGCCGATCGGCGACCCCGCCGCGATCAACACCTTCCTGATCTGCAACGCCGCCCGCGAAGCCGGCATCAAGGTGATGCTCTCGGGGATGGGCGCCGACGAGCTGTTCGCCGGCTACCGCAAGCACCTGGCCAACCTGATCGCGCTGCGCTACCAGCGCGTCCCGCGGCCCCTGCGGCGCGGTGTGCACGCGGCCGTGGACCGGCTGCCGGTCGCCTCGGCCCGCCGCGGGTACCGGTCGGTGCGGTTCGCGAAGCGGTTCCTGTCCTTCGCTGACCTGCCGGAGGAGACCGCGTTCCGGCGCAGCTACACCATGTACGACCAGGACGAGCTGCTCGCCCTGGTCAACCCGGACCTGGCCGGGACGGTCGACGACGTACTGACCGAGCATGCGGACATCTACCAGGACAACGACCTCGACGACTTCGTCAACCGCATGTGCCTGGGCGACGCCCGGATGTTCCTGCCGGGCCTGAACCTCGCCTACACGGACCGCTCCAGCATGGCCGCGTCGACCGAGGTGCGGGTGCCGTACGTCGACGTCGAGGTGGTCAAGGCGGCGTTCGCCGTGCCCGGCGAGCGCAAGATCGTCGGACGGCAGGGCAAGGTCGTCCTCAAGGAGGCGGCCACCTCGATCCTGCCCAGGGAGATTGCGTACCGGCCCAAGGGCCTGTTCAGCGCGCCGCTGCGGGCCTGGATGAGCCGGGACCTGGCACCGCTGGTACGCGAGGTGATCAACGACGGCGTACTCGTCAACTCGGGGATCCTGCGCCGCGACGCGCTCGCGCGGATGGTCGCCGAGGACGCCGCAGGGCAGCGGGACTTCTCCAAGCATCTGTGGCATGTGCTGACCCTGGAGTACTGGTATCGCGGCGCGACCTCTGGCTCCGGCCAGAGCCGGGCGGCCTGA
- a CDS encoding sugar transferase, producing the protein MANGTISRPAIDWEQRYRRTVILSDTMATALVVAAIGGFFGARDAANWHEKWRILAFLTELLVLGSLAVSRAWAPAVLGQGAEEFRRLGRSLFTAAVVLSLGGIALTSRNIKLWIFVAIPAIALITMTERYLLRLWLHKQRMEGRCLRPVLAAGSLATVRDLIARTRKYPHLGWRVEAVCTRDGLGLDGDQLDGVPVVGMLADVAGHVRRDGYRVVAVTPDPHWSPDGLQRLAWNLEGSDAEMVVAPVLMEVAGPRLHVDAVLGIPLLRVSMPTFTGGRRAVKGVVDRLGAAFLLMVFAPLMVVVGLLVLVDSRGGALYRQRRVGKDGREFTIFKFRTMVSGAHKARAGLTDLNEGAGLLFKLRRDPRVTRVGAVLRRYSLDELPQLFNVLTGSMSLVGPRPPLPEESAAYGPDIKRRLLVKPGLTGLWQISGRSDLPWEEAVRLDLRYVEDWSLALDTVILWKTLRAVLQGQGAY; encoded by the coding sequence ATGGCGAACGGGACAATCAGCCGGCCCGCGATCGACTGGGAGCAGCGGTACCGACGTACCGTGATCCTCAGCGACACCATGGCCACCGCCCTCGTGGTGGCGGCGATAGGCGGCTTCTTCGGGGCCCGGGATGCGGCCAACTGGCATGAGAAGTGGAGAATTCTCGCCTTCCTCACCGAGCTCCTCGTGCTGGGGTCGCTCGCGGTGAGCCGGGCCTGGGCGCCGGCCGTGCTCGGCCAGGGCGCCGAGGAATTCCGCAGACTCGGACGCTCACTCTTCACGGCGGCCGTCGTGCTCTCGCTCGGCGGGATCGCCCTCACCTCGCGGAACATCAAACTCTGGATCTTCGTCGCGATACCGGCGATCGCGCTCATCACCATGACCGAGCGATATCTCCTCCGTCTGTGGCTGCACAAACAGCGGATGGAAGGAAGATGCCTGCGCCCGGTGCTCGCTGCCGGGAGTCTGGCCACCGTGCGCGACCTGATCGCCCGGACCCGCAAATATCCGCATCTCGGCTGGCGGGTGGAGGCGGTCTGCACACGGGACGGACTCGGGCTCGACGGCGACCAGTTGGACGGAGTGCCGGTGGTCGGGATGCTGGCGGACGTCGCGGGCCACGTGCGCCGCGACGGCTACCGCGTCGTCGCGGTCACCCCGGATCCGCACTGGTCGCCGGACGGCCTGCAGCGGCTGGCCTGGAACCTCGAGGGCAGCGATGCCGAGATGGTCGTGGCCCCCGTCCTCATGGAGGTGGCAGGACCGCGGCTGCACGTCGACGCGGTGCTCGGGATCCCGCTCCTCCGGGTCAGCATGCCGACCTTCACCGGAGGCCGCCGGGCGGTCAAAGGGGTCGTCGACCGGCTGGGTGCGGCGTTCCTGCTGATGGTGTTCGCCCCGCTGATGGTGGTCGTCGGGCTGCTCGTCCTGGTGGACAGCCGGGGTGGGGCGCTGTATCGCCAGCGCAGAGTCGGCAAGGACGGCCGCGAGTTCACCATCTTCAAGTTCCGCACCATGGTCTCCGGCGCCCACAAGGCACGTGCCGGGCTGACCGACCTCAACGAGGGCGCCGGCCTGCTGTTCAAGCTCCGCCGGGACCCGCGGGTGACCCGGGTGGGAGCGGTGCTGCGCCGCTACTCGCTCGACGAGCTCCCGCAGCTCTTCAACGTGCTCACCGGATCGATGTCGCTGGTGGGCCCGCGGCCTCCGTTGCCGGAGGAGTCGGCCGCGTACGGCCCGGACATCAAGCGGCGGCTCCTGGTCAAGCCCGGGCTCACCGGTCTGTGGCAGATCAGCGGACGCAGCGACCTGCCGTGGGAGGAGGCGGTCCGCCTCGACCTGCGCTACGTCGAGGACTGGTCGCTCGCCCTCGACACAGTGATCTTGTGGAAGACCCTGCGGGCGGTGCTCCAGGGCCAGGGGGCGTATTGA
- a CDS encoding glycosyltransferase family 4 protein, with product MLGDTTSGAGASRRALILVENLSVPFDRRVWQECTTLRDAGWTVHVICPQGTKRDMELEAEVDGVRIHRYPLRAATGGPAGYLREYGSALWHTMRLARKVGPVDVVHACNPPDLLFLPALWLKRRGARFVFDQHDLVPELYLSRFDRGKDLLYRGVCALERRTYRAADVVIATNESYRDVALSRGGKRPEDVFVVRSAPQVERFQPVPPETELKRGKPHLLCYLGVMGPQDGVDYALRALAKLRDELGRTDWHAVFVGSGDAFDAMVELSRKLGLSDQVQFTGRIPDADLVRYLSTADVCLSPDPRNPLNDVSTMNKVLEYMAMGRPLVSFDLREARVSAGDAAVYAAADDEAEFAGLVAMLLDDPEKRARMGKIGQERIGGELSWRNSQAALLDAYAAACRDRAPVATGNPVRTGKKPRR from the coding sequence TTGCTTGGTGACACAACCAGCGGAGCCGGGGCCTCCCGGCGCGCGCTGATCTTGGTGGAGAACCTGTCGGTGCCGTTCGACCGGCGGGTGTGGCAGGAGTGCACGACGCTGCGCGACGCGGGCTGGACGGTGCACGTCATTTGTCCCCAAGGGACAAAGCGGGACATGGAGTTGGAGGCGGAGGTCGACGGGGTGCGGATCCACCGCTACCCGTTGCGCGCGGCCACCGGAGGACCGGCCGGCTACCTGCGGGAGTACGGATCCGCGCTGTGGCACACGATGCGGCTGGCCCGCAAGGTCGGCCCGGTCGACGTGGTGCACGCCTGCAACCCGCCCGACCTGCTGTTCCTGCCGGCGCTGTGGCTGAAGCGGCGCGGCGCGCGGTTCGTGTTCGACCAGCACGACCTGGTGCCGGAGTTGTACCTCTCGCGGTTCGACCGCGGCAAGGATCTGCTCTACCGCGGTGTGTGCGCGCTGGAGCGGCGGACCTACCGGGCCGCGGATGTCGTGATCGCCACTAACGAGAGCTACCGGGACGTCGCACTCAGCCGCGGCGGCAAGCGGCCCGAGGACGTCTTCGTGGTGCGCAGCGCGCCCCAGGTAGAGCGGTTCCAACCGGTGCCGCCCGAAACGGAGTTGAAGCGCGGCAAGCCTCATCTGCTGTGCTACCTCGGCGTCATGGGCCCTCAGGACGGCGTCGACTACGCGCTGCGGGCCCTCGCGAAGCTGCGCGACGAGCTCGGACGGACCGACTGGCACGCGGTGTTCGTCGGCTCCGGCGACGCCTTCGACGCGATGGTGGAGCTGTCCCGGAAGCTCGGCCTCTCGGATCAGGTGCAGTTCACCGGTCGCATCCCGGACGCCGATCTGGTGCGCTACCTGTCCACCGCGGACGTGTGCCTCTCGCCCGACCCGCGCAACCCGCTCAACGACGTGTCGACCATGAACAAGGTCCTGGAGTACATGGCGATGGGCAGGCCCCTCGTCTCGTTCGACCTCCGCGAGGCGCGGGTCTCCGCCGGTGACGCCGCCGTCTACGCGGCCGCCGACGACGAGGCCGAGTTCGCCGGGCTCGTCGCGATGCTGCTCGACGATCCGGAGAAGCGGGCCCGCATGGGCAAGATCGGCCAGGAACGGATCGGCGGAGAGCTCTCGTGGCGGAACTCGCAGGCGGCGCTGCTCGACGCCTACGCCGCCGCCTGCCGTGACCGCGCCCCGGTGGCGACGGGCAACCCGGTCCGGACAGGGAAGAAGCCGCGCCGATGA
- a CDS encoding Wzz/FepE/Etk N-terminal domain-containing protein, translated as MSEDPIRLVTIGRIFRRRWRLLAALAVVGALVGYGVSVLFPPRYTTSASVVLPGQWEQRELLTQSEIATSSAVVDRAAAKLDWPGVSGSDLREQVGAKAADGNIIKVSGTAETPERAQRLADQVAKEFVSFAARIAGDPGAATGPEALRKKVEQTSRRITELAKAADPGQSVESVQGRTELEKLRTALEEAMDKLGETDPAANKSSMVIMGPSPRPAGEAPPTRMQLMAGGALLFFLLAVIGHLTAARASRRLRTEAEIAAALGSAFLGTVDVPEERSAARSEGGGLWARIRRLLGLDIRWDTPAPRTSGDEAGRKIRYRRVCARLRGQLPSRRRLLVVVPDGDEIARRAAGQLAAEAESDPSAGASSRGDLMLRVVGVPVDRPVVPDRAAESGALIVLSEGSLTATELAGLAEACADGKHEVVGFVVAGTVRVTEPLSAGQPPEGATLALAVRGHATGGSA; from the coding sequence ATGAGTGAAGACCCGATACGCCTGGTCACGATCGGCCGGATCTTCCGCCGGCGCTGGCGGCTGCTCGCCGCCCTCGCCGTGGTGGGCGCGCTCGTCGGCTACGGCGTCTCCGTGCTGTTCCCGCCGCGCTACACGACGTCGGCCTCGGTAGTGCTGCCGGGGCAGTGGGAGCAGCGCGAGCTGCTGACCCAGTCGGAGATCGCGACCAGTTCGGCGGTGGTCGACCGCGCGGCCGCCAAGCTCGACTGGCCGGGCGTCAGCGGCAGCGACCTGCGGGAGCAAGTGGGCGCCAAGGCCGCCGACGGGAACATCATCAAGGTCTCGGGCACCGCCGAAACCCCGGAGCGCGCACAACGGCTCGCCGACCAGGTGGCCAAGGAATTCGTCTCGTTCGCCGCGCGGATCGCGGGCGACCCCGGCGCGGCGACAGGGCCCGAGGCGCTGCGCAAGAAGGTGGAGCAGACCAGCCGCCGCATCACCGAGCTGGCCAAGGCGGCCGATCCGGGGCAGAGCGTGGAGAGCGTGCAGGGGCGCACCGAGCTCGAGAAGCTGCGGACCGCGCTGGAGGAGGCCATGGACAAGCTGGGCGAGACCGACCCGGCGGCGAACAAGTCCAGCATGGTCATCATGGGGCCGTCGCCCCGGCCGGCCGGCGAGGCACCGCCCACGAGGATGCAGTTGATGGCCGGTGGGGCACTGCTGTTCTTCCTGCTCGCGGTCATCGGCCATCTCACCGCCGCGCGGGCGAGCCGCCGACTGCGCACCGAAGCGGAGATAGCCGCGGCGCTGGGCTCGGCGTTCCTCGGCACCGTCGACGTGCCGGAGGAACGGTCCGCGGCGCGGTCGGAGGGCGGCGGCCTGTGGGCCCGGATCCGCCGGCTGCTCGGCCTCGACATCCGATGGGACACACCGGCCCCGCGGACGTCCGGCGACGAGGCCGGACGGAAGATCCGCTACCGGCGGGTGTGCGCGCGCCTGAGGGGTCAACTGCCCTCCCGCCGACGGCTGTTGGTCGTCGTACCGGACGGCGACGAGATCGCCCGCCGGGCCGCCGGACAGCTCGCCGCCGAGGCCGAGAGCGACCCTTCCGCCGGCGCTTCGAGCAGGGGAGACCTCATGCTGCGGGTGGTCGGAGTCCCGGTGGACCGCCCGGTGGTGCCGGACCGCGCCGCCGAATCCGGCGCCCTGATCGTGCTCAGCGAGGGGAGCCTGACCGCGACGGAGCTCGCCGGCCTCGCCGAGGCGTGTGCGGACGGCAAGCACGAGGTCGTCGGCTTCGTCGTCGCCGGGACGGTCCGGGTCACCGAGCCGCTGTCCGCCGGTCAACCTCCGGAGGGTGCCACGCTGGCGCTCGCCGTGCGCGGCCACGCGACGGGGGGTTCGGCGTGA
- a CDS encoding Wzz/FepE/Etk N-terminal domain-containing protein — translation MTTSTTSQSSQAAPLFDLQALVVAVRRRRRFWCAMALLGLLAGAAIAVLMPPPPTAVTKVLVAHKEDQPNDPGTLIRTDVALLQTTRVAGKALDALKSPERPEDFMGEYTATGLTNNLLQIEVTGDSDADAVARAEALADAFVADHVRRMREASNAEAKTLLDQRALLQEELAKVNKAIESQPPESDPDAPAEAESLFARRAELTSRIDDYGQRSAEARLGAPQLIAGTQIVDAPRAVRHSLPKAAVTNAGIGLVLGLVLGLALAAVGTVVRDRPVLRRAIAANLGASVVAELRRASLKSGRPWQRRRTRAARTRLTATLARAVRDAAEPVSLLELGCVRSMSAIALDLADALAEDGPVVIIDGLPGRQLADRRQKPGDPTVVSGDRAATVPNKMRRIGVGSVAPGTAWTDLRHLGTQTVLVVRAGHGSAAWLHTVARQLADLGIPVIGVVLIDPDPRDRTDGTLWDGLHTALRGRAERLPRQNGTGQLRTERQSMVAARVPDSDQEAR, via the coding sequence GTGACGACGAGCACGACTTCGCAGTCCTCGCAGGCTGCTCCGCTGTTCGACCTGCAGGCGCTGGTGGTGGCGGTGCGCAGGCGCCGCCGCTTCTGGTGCGCCATGGCGCTGCTCGGCCTTCTTGCCGGCGCGGCGATCGCGGTCCTGATGCCGCCGCCGCCGACCGCGGTGACCAAGGTGCTCGTCGCGCACAAGGAGGACCAGCCCAACGACCCCGGAACGCTGATCCGCACCGACGTCGCGCTGCTGCAGACCACACGGGTCGCCGGCAAGGCCCTGGACGCCCTCAAGTCCCCGGAACGCCCGGAAGACTTCATGGGCGAGTACACGGCCACCGGCCTGACCAACAACCTGCTGCAGATCGAAGTGACGGGTGACAGCGACGCCGACGCGGTGGCCCGGGCCGAGGCGCTGGCCGACGCGTTCGTCGCCGACCACGTCAGGCGGATGCGGGAAGCCTCGAACGCCGAGGCCAAGACCCTGCTCGACCAGCGGGCCCTCCTTCAGGAAGAGCTCGCCAAGGTCAACAAGGCGATCGAGAGCCAGCCGCCGGAGAGCGACCCGGACGCTCCGGCCGAAGCCGAGTCGCTCTTCGCCCGCAGGGCCGAACTCACCTCACGCATCGACGACTACGGCCAGCGCTCCGCGGAGGCACGCCTCGGCGCTCCGCAGCTCATCGCCGGTACGCAGATCGTGGACGCCCCGCGCGCGGTGCGGCACTCGCTGCCCAAGGCGGCCGTCACCAACGCCGGGATCGGGCTCGTCCTCGGGCTCGTCCTCGGGCTCGCGCTGGCCGCGGTCGGCACGGTGGTACGGGACCGCCCCGTGCTGCGCCGGGCGATCGCCGCGAACCTGGGTGCCTCGGTCGTCGCGGAGCTGCGCCGGGCGTCCCTGAAGTCGGGCAGGCCCTGGCAGCGCCGACGGACCCGGGCGGCACGGACAAGGCTCACCGCGACCCTGGCCCGCGCCGTACGCGACGCCGCGGAACCGGTGTCGCTCCTCGAACTGGGCTGTGTACGCAGCATGAGCGCCATCGCCCTGGACCTCGCCGACGCCCTGGCGGAGGACGGTCCTGTGGTGATCATCGACGGCCTGCCCGGCCGGCAACTCGCGGACCGCCGCCAGAAGCCGGGCGACCCGACCGTGGTCAGCGGCGACCGCGCCGCGACCGTGCCGAACAAGATGCGCCGGATCGGCGTCGGCTCGGTCGCGCCCGGCACGGCATGGACCGACCTGCGGCACCTCGGCACCCAGACCGTGCTCGTGGTGCGTGCCGGGCACGGCAGCGCCGCATGGCTGCACACCGTGGCGCGGCAACTCGCGGACCTGGGCATTCCAGTGATCGGTGTGGTGCTGATCGACCCCGACCCGCGCGACCGGACCGACGGCACGCTGTGGGACGGGCTGCACACCGCGCTGCGCGGCCGTGCCGAGCGGCTGCCCCGGCAGAACGGGACGGGCCAACTGAGAACCGAGCGGCAGTCGATGGTCGCCGCACGAGTCCCGGACAGCGACCAGGAGGCACGGTAA
- a CDS encoding nucleotide sugar dehydrogenase produces MRVSVLGLGYVGCVSAACLASLGHEVIGVDVNQVKVDLVNDGKAPVVEERIGELIAEVVRTGALRATRDVREAIMGSEVSLICVGTPSEPNGSLCTTYLERVTEEIGAAVAERGGRQTVVFRSTMLPGTCLNLLVPILEKYAGTAGVDFGVAVNPEFLREGTSVRDFFDPPKTVIGELDAASGDVVAALYEGLPGEVFRVPVPTAEAIKYADNAFHGLKIGFANELGAVCQALGVDSHQVMDVFLADRKLNISPAYLRPGFAFGGSCLPKDLRSLVYAAQRADVSVPILAHVLPSNADHLQRAVELVERTGKRKVGLFGLSFKPGTDDLRESPLVELAERLFGKGYDLKIYDANVSLSRLLGANREYIETRLPHLGQLLAESVDEVLEHAEVCLVGTKDPAVLSALPHGTGPMIVDLIRIPDADARRAEPGYVGLAW; encoded by the coding sequence ATGAGAGTAAGCGTCTTAGGGCTCGGCTACGTCGGCTGTGTGTCGGCGGCATGCCTGGCCAGCCTCGGCCACGAGGTCATCGGGGTGGACGTGAACCAGGTGAAGGTCGACCTGGTCAACGACGGCAAGGCCCCCGTGGTCGAGGAGCGGATCGGCGAGCTCATCGCCGAGGTCGTACGGACCGGAGCGCTGCGAGCCACCCGCGACGTGCGCGAGGCGATCATGGGCAGCGAGGTGTCGCTGATCTGCGTGGGCACGCCGTCGGAGCCCAACGGCAGCCTGTGCACCACGTACTTGGAGCGGGTCACCGAGGAGATCGGTGCCGCGGTGGCCGAGCGGGGCGGGCGGCAGACGGTCGTGTTCCGCTCCACCATGCTCCCGGGCACCTGCCTGAACCTCCTCGTACCGATCCTGGAGAAGTACGCCGGTACCGCCGGGGTGGACTTCGGGGTCGCGGTCAACCCGGAGTTCCTGCGCGAGGGCACCAGCGTGCGGGACTTCTTCGACCCGCCCAAGACCGTCATCGGCGAACTCGACGCGGCCAGCGGCGACGTGGTGGCGGCGCTGTACGAAGGCCTGCCCGGCGAGGTGTTCCGGGTACCGGTCCCGACGGCCGAGGCGATCAAGTACGCGGACAACGCCTTCCACGGCCTCAAGATCGGCTTCGCGAACGAGCTGGGCGCGGTGTGCCAGGCGCTCGGGGTGGACTCGCACCAGGTGATGGACGTGTTCCTCGCCGACCGCAAGCTGAACATCAGCCCCGCCTACCTGCGGCCCGGCTTCGCCTTCGGCGGCTCCTGCCTGCCCAAGGATCTGCGCAGTCTGGTGTACGCGGCCCAGCGGGCCGACGTCTCGGTGCCGATCCTCGCCCATGTGCTGCCCTCCAACGCCGACCATCTGCAGCGCGCGGTGGAGCTGGTCGAGCGCACCGGCAAGCGCAAGGTGGGCCTGTTCGGGCTGTCGTTCAAGCCCGGCACCGACGACCTCCGCGAGAGCCCGCTCGTCGAGCTGGCGGAGCGGCTCTTCGGCAAGGGCTACGACCTGAAGATCTACGACGCCAATGTGAGCCTGTCCCGGCTGCTCGGCGCGAACCGCGAGTACATCGAGACCCGGCTGCCGCACCTCGGGCAGCTGCTCGCGGAGTCCGTGGACGAAGTGCTCGAGCACGCCGAGGTGTGCCTGGTCGGGACCAAGGATCCGGCCGTCCTGTCGGCGCTGCCCCATGGCACCGGCCCGATGATCGTCGACCTCATCCGCATACCCGACGCCGACGCGCGCCGGGCCGAACCTGGGTACGTGGGCCTTGCTTGGTGA